A segment of the Triticum urartu cultivar G1812 chromosome 1, Tu2.1, whole genome shotgun sequence genome:
aagaagaagaatacgCAACAACGAAGGTCGAGTTATTATCTTACAATATCGGTAAGCCCTCCAATCGAACTTATTTGTTGACATCGTCATCCGGTTGAACCGGTCCAGTAAATAAAGGCGATTCAACAGTCGAACGAGTCCAACAGCGCGGCGAGCCTGCCTGCACCTGAAAGCTGAAACGGGTCGCACAAAAAAGCAAGCGGGCGAAAAAGAAAAAAGATGACAAGAAAAGAACGCCGTGTGAAGCATGTGACGCGCAACCTCCCCCGCAACGTcggaaaaagaagaagaagagaaagcaAGCGAAGCGACGGCCCGGCTCCTTCCGCCAGCCTTCCCTGACGCCACACGTCACTCGCGCGACGCGACGGCGAGCCGCCCACCAACCGGGTCAAAAATACCCACCGATCGGATCCCCGCCCGCACACGCGACGCGACGCTCGGGCTCGCGGCTAGCCCGCCCACCCCGCACCGGCGCCCCCGCGCCTAGATCCCGATCCGCCGCGCCTCGCCATGGCCGACTGCCGCAGCCTCATCGAGTTCCTCCGCGCCTtcgagcaccgccgccgcgcctcgcCCTCGCCGTGCGCCCGCCCCCGCCgcgcggcctcctcctcctcgtcgccgtcgtcgcGGGGAAGGCTCTTCACCTCGCTCTGCGACAACCCGCCCCCGACCGCCGCGCTCGACGCGCTCGCCCTGCTCGCCGTGCTCGGCGCGCTGGCCTTCCTGGCCGCGCCCTACGCCAGGCTGCTGGCGCGCGAGGCCGCCGACCTGGTGCGGCAGTACCCGGAGGAGCCCTACTCGTACGTCGCCTTCGCGGCGGGCGCCGGCGCGGCCGTGGCGGCCGTGGCGGGCCTGCTCGCGTGGGAGGCGGCCGGCCACCACGCGCGCAAGTGCGGCCGGCCCCGCTGCCGCGGCCTGCGCAAGGCCGTCGAGTTCGACATCCAGCTCGAGACGGAGGAGTGCGTGCGCGGGAGCGGCCGGCTGCTGCCGCCCGGCGGCCACGCCAAGACGCTCCTCGCGGCCGCCGGCTCCGCCGCGCGCCTCGTCGAGCTCGGCGAGGAGCACCGGGAGCTCGAGGCGGAGCTCCGGAAGATGGCGCCCCCCAACGGCCGCTCCGTGCTCATCTTCCGCTCCCCCTGCGGCTGCGCCAAGGGCAGGATGGAGGTCTGGGGCGCCAAGAAGGTGCGCCGGATCAagaagtagtagtagtagcagcgATGAGTGGATGACACCGGCGCTCACTGCTCTCCATAATAAACTAGTTTTCTAGTTATTATTCCATACTCTATAATACAGTGCTCTTGCTCTTGTGGCAAGTATAGATGAGAATAAGGAGAGGAACAAAGGAATAGATACATGTCTTCTTATATGACTTGTGATGCACATCACCCCCCAAGATTATACATAGCTTTGCTCTTCCATTTGCAGTTTTTAATCGAATTATTATGCTATAAATGACTCTTGCCTTGCCTGATGCTGATCGTATGCAAATAAGTGCTGCGATGGACTTTACCTCAAAAATCGTTTGCGTTGTGTGGATGAATAGATGCATCAGTTTATATGCTGGTTGAACGATGTGCAGAGATGACTGCGGACGAATTACTTCCATCTTTATTCTACACATGCTTCTCTGAGATGTCAGTTGTGTTCGTGAAGTCTGCATCAATCGATAAACTGTTTGGTTTTGTTTTAAGCTGTGTTGAGCTGAAAGTATCCGCATAATGGCAGGGATAGCTTCTGTTACTAAATTGATTTAACGGTGTTATTTGGTAGGGTAAGGTTCTGGTAGTCCCTGCTATTCTTACTGCTTAAATTCTGAGAAATTGTATTATATACATGGATGAGTATTTCTCACCATGGTTTACCTGTATTAAGTGTGACGCTTACTCGGTTGGTGGTTCTCTAGCTATCTTTGCCTTCTGCATTCTATTCCTATATTTCATCCCTATTCCTTTTTTTATTATACAGATTTGATATCCTATTCATATGTATTAAACCTCTCGAAATAGAGATTTAAACTGCTGAGCTATAACATCTCAGTTTCTATACTCAATGGTTGAACTCTGGTGTACTAGTATTTTTTTCTTGACCTACACAGTTTAATCACCAAATAATGGTGTTCAAAATGCCAGGAAAAATTATTTGTATGCTCATTTCTTCTCTTCAATCATATTGCATATCATTAACAATTCAGCTCCAGCTGAAGCCATTTAAATCAAAATGCCTATACCCTTGATCACCATCATCAGTGTTTTGAGTGTTCAGATCAAGTTTCTTCCCAGAACTTGGATGCTCAAAACCGGAATGTTCAACCGCTTGTCTCTTGCAGTTTGCTTCTTCAAGATATAGTCTGTCTGCATCTCTTTCTTTGCTTCCTGAGGCCGAACTGGCGGTGCTGCCTCTGCCATTCTTTTGAGGTGTAGTATATTCCTGTTGAATCTCCATGTCACTTTCACTTCCAAACTCTGCTTTGTGGTACTCATTCACATTTTGCAAATGACCCATCTTACGCTCGCTTAGGCTTCTATTAAGGGAAAACTGATACTCATGGTCAGGAGAGTGCTTTCTGCAAAATATTGAACTATCATCATATGCTTTGAGCATTCCTTGGCTGTGTAGTCTATGCTCATTGATGAATCCTCCGGCTGCAGTCAAACAGTTATTGGTTGAACTTTCCATGAACTGGATTTGCCTCGGCTCTAGTCTGTGCATACTTGAACTTTCTTTTATCTCTGTAACTCCACTGCCGAAACATTCATTTGATACTTGTGAGACTAGTTCTGATATTTTCATCTTTGCATCTTCCAGGTTTGCAGGACCCGAATTCTGTTTTCCAAGGCTCTCTTGTGCCTGCTCTAGAACTGCCTGCAGATACTTCCCTTGGGCTTCTATCCGTAGTTGCAGATGCCGTTGTACCTGTTGCCAATTTAATTTCAGGTTAGAACCACTGCACTGATGGATATGTTTTAGTCACTCCATGCATTGTGTGTTACTTAGCTGGAATTTGACAAAAGTTCATTGCTACATTAGAAGAAGGTATTAAGCATATGAATTTAATGAGTGGTGCCAAATTGCTTTTTCGCTCTTTTGGTTCTTTAATTGCTAGACTGTATTCGTTTTATGGGGCCATCCCTGGAGGAAGCGCAGCGTTCAAAGGTGTCAAATAAGGATTTAGAATACATTATCAGTTTTTTATTTGGTTGGAACGAGAGTGGTATCTGGATGCTCGATTCAGGTTATCTTGATTTCCATCTACTGTGTGCATCTAATGAATTGTCTTGGTTAAGAGCTTATTACACAAGTAGTTTCAGTACCTCACCTCAAGTTGTTCGTTTAATTGTCTCTGCACCTCGATTTGCATCTGTAGGGCTTCACCAATTTGCATAGTTCTGTCACCCAGTAAGAGAGATTAGTACTTCAATATTCACATGAAATACAATTCTGAATTGCATGGCCAGTTTCCTTACTTCTCTGGCTGTGGAATGGCATTTGTATTAATCATCGCTGGCACACTTGTTCCGGGCATGCCATCAGCTGCAATTGCACATCCTATGGCTGCAAAATTTCATGGCCTGTGTGTCATTATACAGATATATTATAATGGTAAAGATGGAACTATAGAAGTTAAACTTGGGCTTACTGTTCTTGTTTGTCCCGACGTTAACTTGAGCTTGGAGGTTCTTACTGAGCCTGTATTTCTGAAACATCAAAGAAATTCTGACTTGACTGCAGTTATGGGCGCCATTTTTAACATGAGAATTTATGATTATCATGTACCTGGAGGTGGCTTTTCAGATGATACAAGGTGAGTCCTGGAATGCCCATAAGCCTCATGACTGTTTTTGGAGTAGCTTCTGCGTGATAAACATGAGTGTAAGAATTCAGCAGACTTCTGTACAATGAGTAGATAAGAAACATATAGATGTATACTAACTCTCTGCTCCACCCAATTGATTGACCGCGTCTACAAATCGCTGATGTAACTCGGGTGTCCATTTGAGCCTTGGTTTTGCATCGGTTGAGAGAACTAGCCCAGAATCTCCTTGTGTACTTCCTCCGTGCAGAAACAGATGCCTCTCCATGGGAAAGGTCGTCCTAGTAGTGAAGAGCTCACTAGGGCCCTGATGTTGGTGATACATCTTCTGCTGTAGAATGGACAGAAATTTTTAGAACAACAGAAATTTGGAGGGCTTAAAGATCTAACCAACTTCTTACTTGTTCTGCAGTCGCTTCCTTCCTCTTTGCTGTTGCACGTTGAAACTGTGTATTGAGTATTTCCCTACTGACAAGACGAATACCAGTCTTGTTCTCCGTGTGAGCTTAAGCCTGTTGATACCCTTTTGGTCTTCTCAGGTTGATAAGGAATGCCCTGTGAGGGGCTCCTTATATGGGGAAACATAGAATCTAGCATCTTAGAACAAACAGCAGAAGAACAATCTTTAACCCAACTGACAGAAGATGCTGTCCTCAGTTATTCTTGGAAATAATAACCAAAATCAAAATATCAGTACTAATAGCAACCTGTGACAGCTGAGTAACATCAACCTTGTACCCCTCAGTAATGAAACTAGTCCTTTAGCTTTCTCTGCATTTCTGTATGGAAACTTCAGCTGCATATTTACTCATTAGATCAGTAGAAGGTATATGTACAGAATAAATACCTACAACTGGAGCAATTTGTCTTTCTGGAATGTTATTTTTTGGCATATTATCTGCTATATCTGCTTGGAGCGTGAAAGATACCTTTCCGAATCACTCATTTTGCCGAGATGGAAATATTTGTGCAACTTCTCTGTTACCTTGGTTACTAGTATTTAGTTTAGTGTTGCTGGTTCATGTTATGTGATTAATGATTTTAATGCTCTTAGAGGAATGCAGTATGTGCATCTTTGTTTAAATGAATCAATTAAGTTTTTTTTTCATTGCTGATACTTGTTGCCTTCTTGGAGAGTGACATCTTACACacagaagcacaatttttctGTCAATTTATTCTGTCCTTTGTACTACTGTAAAGTGGATAGAATATGAACAAGCACAAGTTCCATCAGTGTCCTTTCCTGAGATTGGTACATATTCTCATTGTAGTCCAGAAAAGTATGGACCTACTGGCTTATGCTCTTTACATGGGATAAGCTCCATTTGAACCAGACCACTTTGCTTTTAATCATCACTAGTCAAACAACAACACTTATGTGCTATGATCCTGTATGTGCTACACAACCTTCATCATTTCAGTACTTTTTGCTAACATAGGCAGCTGCCTTATAGCAATCATTCTTCTAACCAAGTCACTGAAAAGTTAGATGTGAGTTCTAACTTCTAAGCAGAAGTAGGCGCTATGtttcctccctccctccctcccgaTTACTTATAAAATATAATATGGGTTCAATACAATAAATTCATGTTTGGTTCATCGGGAAATGTGTTCTGCAGCTCTAACGATCTGGTTTTGTTCTCTTCCTGCAGTCAAGTTTGTCAAATTTATCCGCATTTCATCAATTTGCCTTCATTCCTTCATTTTTATTTCTTTGGGATACTGATAGAAAAGGCATGAGTTATCCTCATGTTTCATGCCATGAGTAATAAAGGGTAAGGATAAAAAGGAACACAAGTTATAGAGTTCGAAATACCCCCCTGGTCCCTCCCTTTGTGCCTTCTGTACTTATGCACCAGTTCTCTATGTGTGATTCAATTGATTGAAGTGGCACCTCATTAGAACTGTGCCAGTGGTATATGTCGACACTTGGGACCACCAGTGAGACATTTTCAGCTGCAACGGTTTAATGGTCTTCTGCACTTAAAGGAATGAACCATCAGGAATATCCCTCTTTATGCTTTACTATCACTGATTCCACTAACCCTTCCAGTAAGGTCTTCCTTTAGCTACTCATTGGGAACGGTAAGTTTGTAACATAACTTTCTTTTTATGCTTCATCTTTCTTCTCCCTTCGAAACAGTAAGGCTCTCATAGGTTTTAGTTGGAGAACGTTTGCTCTGTATTATGATGTTTATGATAATACCACAGATTTATTTCCCCATTCACAAATTTACTGTGTTTACTCCTATGTGCTGATGACTGTGCACGTATGTGTAGCATGGTATGTCAATTTACTATCTATTTTTTTCGAGATACTTGCTTCAGTTTATTTTCCTTATAGGTAACCTGTCAGGTTTTGCATACTGTTTGAACTGGAGGGTGGGCAGTCTTGCTATCAACATGTAAAGAGGTTATCAAAAGAAGAATCCAAAGCATCATCCTTTGCTCTTCCATCTTTTGCAAAGCAGCATCAGCTTGTGGGAGCATATTCAGTTGTAAGAGACTGGTCCTGGCAGCTATTTAGAACTGTAGATTATATATGACCTGAAGCTTTCTGCTCTAGCGTCTGTGAACCTCTTTGACGCTTAGTTGCCTCTGGATCTTTGCCAGTCTAGAGCCTTTTCTGATGGAGGGGTACTACATAAAATTCTAATGGAGGAGTACACACAGTGAATTGACCTCGTTAACCAGATAATGTTATAGGAAAATAAATGAATCTGATGCAGCTGGTAGGGGGGAATGGAAGGCATCAAAAAAATTGGTGTCTTCACTGGAAGTAAAGGGTTTTATGTGTTTTTATGGTAAACAAGAAAAACTGCTTTGGTCTAAGAATCTTTCCGTTGTCAATAAAACTGAAGTTCCTTAGTCTCTTATCCTTTTTCCCAGAAGTGTACACTAGTACATGATTTGTTCCTTTTCCAATCATCCTTTGTAAATTGGTCGTTGGAGGCATATATAAAGTAAAGTACAAATCCAATTGGAATCAATCATGAATAGCCATCCCAATTGCATGAGCTACTTATCTCATGAATGGAGGTTCTTCGTCCAAGCGCCATGGCATCAATTCTTTTCTCAGTGTCCTTGGCATCTGTGTTCAACCTCAAGTTGCACGCACAATTTGGTGAGCTATGCTTTTCATATGCATTTTCTTTCTCATCAATGCTCCTAGATGCacagttttatttctttttgctgATGCTCCTTGCCCACATCCTAATCTCAATATTCCTCTCGCAGCACTCCAGCTTTCTGTGGTTTTCACAGAATATATGCTGCCTGAGCCTGCAAATAAACTATCACGGCGGCGACTATCTTACACTTATTGATAGTTACTGTTCAGCGATGCTCGTTGAGCAACTAGTCTGGTCTATTGGTTATGTGATGCTCTTGCAGTTCATGGGCACCGGGGAAGCACCTGAAAGGGTTCGTTCCTGATATGGTATCTAATGCCAAATTTGCACTCGAGATTTTTTACCTCGTTTATATTTGTGTATATGTGCTCTTATGTGACACGTGGTTAGATTTGTTTCAAAGAAATCTGTGATTAAAATTAGATTATGTTGAGGTGGTCGAGAGGGACATCTTCCGTATTCTTTGTTGGGAGCATCTTTGGAGCATATGGCatttcaattcctggtcagtGCTTTTGATTTTGCTCTCTTTTTCATATTCTGGTGATCAGATTAACATAAGTCACTTTCGTGCACAATATTCCCCTTTAGATTGTACATAGGGGTGCCACATTTCGCCTCCTGGTTAATTGCAGATGTATTATCACTTTCTCGGGTGTTAGGTGCATCAGGATTTGTCTGCCTGGTTTTGATGGTACTGATCAACAGCATCACACCAAACTTGCTGATGTTCACCTATTTCTTCCGGAAAAAGTTGATGATGCTCTCTTTCCAGGACAACATACACCAAAACTTGCACCAACTTATGTTGGATATTGTCATTCTTCCTCTTTTGTTTGAGTCTGACTAATATTCATCACATAGGTGCTGTATGAGTAATTGTTGTGTAACCTTTCTTCATCCGTGGGTGCTCTTGAGTCTTGACTCTAGTTCCACTAGATCTGAAAAAAAATGGATCGTGGGGTTCCCTACATGGGATGCATGCTAGATGAGCTAGGACTGGCACTAGACTGTCTGCTACGAGCTCCACCTGAAAGCCAAGATTTAGCCTAGGGCCTGGGTTGGCGTTGATTGCTGAGGTGGGTCTTCCTCATAACATACTATTTTACCATGATTTGGCACAACAAAGAACTGGAAAATTCTTGTAAAATATTATGTGCCACACCAATTGTTTCCCTATCTAAGCAATTTGACCTCGTGAAATTCTTGCTTAACAGGTTTGACATCGACGCGGTCATAAATCTTCTTCCACCTGATACCTGATAGGGGAGAAAACAAGAAGGATGGTGATATGCAAGCTGCTCCGCAGATCGTGTCTAAAGCTGGCTACCGAAAGTTGGGGGTGCAATGGCATCGCAACCCAACTCCGCACTCTGGAGATGAGGAATTTGGGATAGCGATAAGTCGATGCGGATGGAGGCGTTAACATCTCTCCGCACGATCACCATTCCAGTTACATACATGCACTTGACCAGCAGTAAAGAAGCTGTTCTTTGTTCGCCGGAGCAAATGCTCCGCTTTTTAGCAGAGAAATTGTGCCATTTTTTGCTGCGATATTCTTGTGCGCGAAGTCATGCAATATTCGTGAGGGGTGATGAAAGTAGGAAATATTTTTACAAGTTTTTGTAGGAAATAAAGTTGGCAATGGGAAAAGGACAGGGTTTTGGTCTTTGTGTCGGTTTAGTAGACTATAATTTAACTACCAATATGAATATAACAGTTGGCGTTGTGTTTGCTGATGGTTGGGGGTGGTTCAAAAGGTTGGGGGCGCAGACCGCTGTTTATTATGGCAACGGTTAAAGCAGATGTGTGACGGTGTGATCCTGTCTGATAGTAGAAGAATCTTGTACTACCTCTGTATGaaaatataagacatttttgcggttaaatttgaactacaaaaacgtcttatattttggtCGGAGAGAGTAAATGACGCTGGTCTCTCTCCCTAGCGTGCTCTCCTAGCGTGCTCTTCCCCCACCCTTCGGCGTCGCCGGCCCCTGTGCCGACGGCGCGGCCGTGCCTCCGCCACCCGGCTGAGGTCTCCACCGGCCCTGTCTCGCTGCCGCCTGCCATGTCTCCTCGCAGCCCCGTCTCTTGGAGTTCTGCTCCAACTTTCTT
Coding sequences within it:
- the LOC125522094 gene encoding uncharacterized protein At5g19025-like, giving the protein MADCRSLIEFLRAFEHRRRASPSPCARPRRAASSSSSPSSRGRLFTSLCDNPPPTAALDALALLAVLGALAFLAAPYARLLAREAADLVRQYPEEPYSYVAFAAGAGAAVAAVAGLLAWEAAGHHARKCGRPRCRGLRKAVEFDIQLETEECVRGSGRLLPPGGHAKTLLAAAGSAARLVELGEEHRELEAELRKMAPPNGRSVLIFRSPCGCAKGRMEVWGAKKVRRIKK
- the LOC125522072 gene encoding myb-related protein 1-like isoform X1, with amino-acid sequence MYHQHQGPSELFTTRTTFPMERHLFLHGGSTQGDSGLVLSTDAKPRLKWTPELHQRFVDAVNQLGGAEKATPKTVMRLMGIPGLTLYHLKSHLQKYRLSKNLQAQVNVGTNKNTIGCAIAADGMPGTSVPAMINTNAIPQPEKTMQIGEALQMQIEVQRQLNEQLEVQRHLQLRIEAQGKYLQAVLEQAQESLGKQNSGPANLEDAKMKISELVSQVSNECFGSGVTEIKESSSMHRLEPRQIQFMESSTNNCLTAAGGFINEHRLHSQGMLKAYDDSSIFCRKHSPDHEYQFSLNRSLSERKMGHLQNVNEYHKAEFGSESDMEIQQEYTTPQKNGRGSTASSASGSKERDADRLYLEEANCKRQAVEHSGFEHPSSGKKLDLNTQNTDDGDQGYRHFDLNGFSWS
- the LOC125522072 gene encoding myb-related protein 2-like isoform X2, which encodes MYHQHQGPSELFTTRTTFPMERHLFLHGGSTQGDSGLVLSTDAKPRLKWTPELHQRFVDAVNQLGGAEKATPKTVMRLMGIPGLTLYHLKSHLQKYRLSKNLQAQVNVGTNKNTIGCAIAADGMPGTSVPAMINTNAIPQPEKTMQIGEALQMQIEVQRQLNEQLEVRYNGICNYG